The Enteractinococcus fodinae genome has a segment encoding these proteins:
- a CDS encoding ParB/RepB/Spo0J family partition protein has product MTQPPKKGRRGLGRGLSALIQDTSTPDNEDESAASEQAETPTTDTKQTGNNKLDASKIADTLGSRYLDSGDVSREKTRPSDLFFGADQPAAKTSKRKNGSRAAMPNPILERTTAEPEAEDAVESLLRDVPVEDIQPNPRQPREEFDEEAMIELVASISEVGVLQPVVVRPSGTSGQYELIMGERRWRASRRAGLDTIPAIVRDTADEDLLREALLENIHRSELNVLEEAAAYQQLMQDFGWSQDILAKRVGRSRPHISNTLRLMNLPPALQRQVASGVLSAGHARAILGLGNEALMNQLAQRVINEGLSVRSTEELASLMLKNSEDAGKTTPPARRNTQHFDELASSLTDLLDTQVKITLGAKKGRIAIDFASVEDLNRIMSVISAEAKDD; this is encoded by the coding sequence ATGACACAACCACCAAAGAAGGGGCGCAGAGGACTGGGGCGCGGACTCAGCGCTCTAATTCAGGATACGTCTACGCCAGACAATGAGGACGAATCAGCCGCTTCGGAACAAGCTGAAACACCCACAACCGACACGAAGCAGACTGGCAATAATAAGTTGGACGCATCAAAGATTGCCGACACGCTCGGTTCGCGCTACCTCGACTCGGGCGATGTTTCACGTGAAAAGACTCGTCCGTCTGACCTCTTCTTTGGTGCCGACCAGCCTGCGGCTAAAACTTCGAAGCGCAAGAACGGCAGTCGGGCAGCGATGCCCAATCCTATTCTCGAGCGGACGACCGCGGAGCCTGAAGCAGAGGATGCCGTAGAGAGTCTGCTGCGTGATGTGCCAGTTGAGGATATACAACCAAACCCACGCCAACCACGCGAGGAGTTTGATGAGGAAGCCATGATCGAATTAGTGGCCTCCATTTCGGAAGTGGGCGTGCTTCAGCCGGTTGTTGTTCGGCCGTCGGGAACCTCTGGGCAATATGAGCTCATTATGGGTGAACGACGCTGGCGAGCCAGCCGTCGAGCAGGCCTAGATACCATCCCCGCCATCGTTCGAGACACGGCCGATGAAGATCTACTCCGCGAAGCGTTACTTGAGAACATTCATCGCAGTGAACTCAACGTGCTCGAGGAAGCGGCTGCGTATCAACAACTCATGCAGGATTTCGGATGGTCACAAGACATCCTGGCTAAGCGGGTAGGACGATCACGTCCGCACATCTCGAATACACTCCGACTCATGAATCTTCCGCCAGCGCTACAGCGCCAAGTGGCTTCGGGTGTACTCTCCGCAGGACACGCACGCGCAATTCTGGGCCTTGGTAACGAGGCATTGATGAACCAACTTGCCCAACGGGTCATCAATGAGGGTCTCTCGGTTCGCTCAACTGAAGAGCTGGCTAGCTTGATGTTGAAAAACTCCGAGGATGCCGGCAAGACCACTCCCCCGGCGCGCCGGAACACGCAGCACTTTGATGAGCTAGCCTCGTCACTTACGGATCTTTTAGATACTCAGGTGAAAATCACCCTGGGAGCTAAGAAGGGACGGATCGCCATCGATTTCGCATCGGTCGAAGATCTCAACAGAATTATGAGTGTCATCAGTGCTGAGGCGAAAGACGACTAA
- the trxA gene encoding thioredoxin: MSTIDVTDQDFQEKVIDSDKPVIVDFWAVWCGPCRQLSPVLEEIGEKYSDKVTVAKVNVDDNPGIAAQYGITSIPTVYVFKDGERVATSVGAKPLHVLEQEFSDYLN; this comes from the coding sequence ATGTCAACTATCGACGTAACAGACCAGGATTTCCAAGAAAAAGTCATCGACTCGGACAAGCCCGTCATTGTCGACTTCTGGGCAGTATGGTGCGGCCCTTGCCGTCAACTGTCACCCGTTCTCGAAGAGATCGGCGAGAAGTACTCAGACAAGGTGACTGTCGCCAAAGTCAACGTAGACGACAATCCAGGTATCGCCGCTCAGTACGGTATCACCAGCATCCCAACCGTCTACGTCTTCAAAGACGGTGAGCGGGTAGCGACTTCCGTTGGCGCGAAACCGCTGCATGTCCTTGAGCAGGAATTCTCCGATTACTTGAACTAA
- the trxB gene encoding thioredoxin-disulfide reductase: MLLADNLTSDVHDVVIIGSGPAGYTAAIYASRANLEPVMFTSSVQAGGELMNTTDVENFPGFPDGIMGPELMGHLEAQARKFGTDVQYEDVVEVDLQAEPKRITLANGSKHYARSVIIATGSQYRELGLPGESALTGKGVSWCATCDGFFFRDQPLAVVGGGDSAMEEALFLTKFASQVFVIHRRDELRASQIMADRALANEKISFIWDSAVEAIKGQDKVESLDIRNLKTGEVNTLDVNGVFIAIGSDPRTDLVKDALDIDATDGTIKVQEPSTATNIPGVFAAGDVVDGKYRQAITAAGMGAKAAIDVEDYLAANPAASNRPALLTEGS; this comes from the coding sequence ATACTCTTGGCAGACAACCTCACCTCCGACGTACACGACGTTGTGATCATTGGATCGGGCCCTGCCGGTTATACGGCAGCGATCTATGCCTCCCGTGCGAACCTTGAACCAGTCATGTTCACCAGCTCCGTGCAGGCAGGTGGCGAACTCATGAATACGACTGACGTCGAAAACTTCCCCGGCTTCCCAGACGGCATCATGGGCCCAGAGCTGATGGGCCATCTCGAAGCACAGGCTCGCAAATTCGGGACCGACGTGCAGTACGAGGATGTCGTCGAAGTTGACCTCCAGGCCGAACCAAAGCGCATCACACTCGCTAACGGTTCCAAGCACTACGCACGCTCGGTTATTATTGCGACCGGCTCCCAGTACCGCGAGCTCGGTCTGCCTGGTGAAAGCGCACTGACCGGTAAGGGTGTCTCCTGGTGTGCAACCTGTGACGGTTTCTTTTTCCGCGATCAGCCACTTGCCGTTGTTGGGGGAGGCGACTCCGCTATGGAAGAGGCACTCTTCCTGACCAAGTTCGCCTCCCAGGTCTTCGTGATCCACCGTCGTGACGAACTGCGCGCCTCGCAAATCATGGCGGACCGTGCCCTGGCGAACGAGAAGATCTCGTTCATCTGGGATTCGGCCGTCGAAGCCATCAAGGGCCAGGATAAAGTAGAATCACTTGATATTCGGAATCTGAAGACCGGTGAGGTCAACACGCTCGACGTCAACGGTGTCTTCATCGCCATTGGTTCCGATCCGCGTACCGATCTAGTGAAAGATGCACTGGATATCGACGCAACCGACGGCACCATCAAGGTACAAGAACCCTCCACAGCAACCAACATTCCCGGCGTCTTCGCGGCAGGTGACGTGGTCGACGGAAAATACCGCCAGGCCATCACAGCAGCAGGCATGGGCGCCAAGGCCGCAATTGACGTTGAGGATTACCTCGCCGCCAACCCCGCAGCCTCCAATCGTCCCGCACTCCTAACGGAAGGATCATAA
- the murJ gene encoding murein biosynthesis integral membrane protein MurJ produces the protein MTQTRQAEQPSHDPQDASRSREAGAKASAIMASGTIVSRVLGFVRSSLLYVAIGSTALVSDVFETANTIPNVIYMLLAGGVFNVVLVPQIIKQAKKADRGADYTSRLITLAAIIIGAFTIAITLLAAPIIEALTLNWSDPKLALGTAFAYWTLPQIFFYGMYAVIGQVLNAHGRFGAYMWAPVANNVVAIGFILFYIATFGAYTAIPDAEQYVEWTSTHTVILAGGHTLGIIIQAIVLFWPLKRLGLGLKPKFGWKGMGLRHTGRIAGFTIVTMTVGNISNLMINRLVTGATEARSQLDDPFEQAAIPGLQALNMGQLITVLPHSVFVLSIATVLFNRLARSMQEDDMDTVRRTTGAGLRTFAVPMMIAVAGVIVLAPTVARLFASSAETAIVSAHAIAQILLLLALGMPLRSAHFYLLRVFYAAENALIPMLVQVGAAALSLTLAYGIAPLVPMESLAHLIALIFTVIHVFQFAATHILVKRHFGDYGSRAVVATYIRTGWAAVVAGVFGAAVLYPLGGYTGGWAMASIINAAIACVIVGVIMVVVYLVACRIFNVTELNEFTDPITTRLRRKLPNKS, from the coding sequence ATGACCCAAACCCGCCAGGCTGAACAGCCCTCACACGACCCGCAGGACGCCTCACGCAGCCGAGAGGCCGGTGCTAAAGCCTCGGCCATCATGGCCTCGGGGACGATCGTCTCGCGAGTGTTGGGCTTCGTCCGCAGCTCCCTGCTCTATGTGGCCATTGGTTCGACCGCGTTAGTCTCGGACGTTTTTGAAACCGCCAACACGATCCCCAACGTCATCTACATGCTCCTGGCCGGGGGCGTGTTCAATGTGGTGCTGGTACCCCAGATCATCAAACAAGCCAAGAAGGCCGACCGCGGTGCGGACTACACCTCCAGACTGATCACCCTGGCGGCGATCATCATCGGGGCCTTTACTATTGCGATCACCCTGCTGGCCGCGCCCATCATCGAAGCGCTGACGTTGAACTGGTCGGACCCCAAGCTGGCCCTGGGGACGGCGTTCGCGTACTGGACGCTGCCGCAGATCTTCTTCTACGGGATGTATGCGGTCATCGGGCAGGTGCTCAATGCCCACGGCCGCTTCGGTGCCTATATGTGGGCGCCAGTGGCCAATAACGTGGTGGCCATTGGGTTCATCCTGTTTTACATCGCGACCTTCGGCGCATACACGGCCATCCCCGACGCCGAACAATACGTCGAATGGACGTCGACCCACACGGTCATCCTGGCCGGTGGCCACACCCTGGGTATCATCATCCAAGCCATCGTGTTGTTCTGGCCGCTGAAGCGCCTCGGCTTGGGCCTCAAGCCGAAGTTCGGGTGGAAGGGCATGGGGCTGCGCCACACCGGCCGGATCGCGGGCTTCACCATCGTCACCATGACGGTCGGCAATATCTCGAACCTGATGATCAACCGCCTGGTGACCGGCGCGACCGAGGCTCGAAGCCAACTCGACGACCCGTTCGAACAAGCCGCGATCCCGGGGCTTCAGGCGCTAAATATGGGCCAGTTGATCACCGTGTTGCCGCACTCGGTGTTTGTGCTGTCGATTGCCACGGTGCTCTTCAACCGCCTGGCGCGCTCGATGCAGGAAGACGATATGGACACGGTCCGACGGACCACCGGTGCCGGCCTGCGCACCTTCGCGGTGCCCATGATGATTGCCGTGGCCGGTGTCATTGTCCTGGCCCCCACGGTCGCCCGACTGTTCGCCAGCTCGGCGGAAACCGCGATCGTCTCAGCTCACGCAATCGCGCAGATCTTATTGCTCTTGGCATTGGGTATGCCGCTGCGCTCGGCACACTTCTACCTGCTCCGAGTGTTTTACGCGGCAGAAAATGCGCTGATCCCGATGCTGGTCCAAGTCGGTGCCGCAGCCTTGTCGCTCACGCTGGCCTACGGCATCGCCCCGCTGGTGCCCATGGAATCGTTGGCCCATCTGATCGCGCTGATCTTCACCGTCATCCACGTCTTCCAATTCGCAGCGACCCACATCCTGGTCAAGCGCCACTTCGGCGACTACGGATCCAGAGCCGTCGTGGCAACCTATATCCGCACCGGGTGGGCCGCCGTCGTCGCCGGGGTCTTCGGCGCGGCCGTGCTCTACCCGCTGGGTGGGTACACGGGCGGCTGGGCCATGGCCTCGATCATCAACGCCGCGATCGCCTGCGTCATCGTCGGCGTCATCATGGTGGTCGTCTACCTCGTGGCGTGCCGGATCTTCAACGTCACGGAACTCAACGAGTTCACCGACCCCATCACCACGCGTTTACGTCGGAAACTGCCAAACAAGTCCTAG
- a CDS encoding CCA tRNA nucleotidyltransferase yields MSKNSSTRYATVPLPAGFPDDVTLPKFVIELGKRFDDAGYELALVGGPVRDMFLSSTVTDLDFTTDAKPEAIQQVLTGWAHTQWDIGAAFGTIGARYGDWTVEITTYRDEKYDPDSRKPQVVFGTELIEDLRRRDFTVNAMALRLPDFELVDPFGGVKALVAGVLETPGTPEASFSDDPLRMMRAARFAAQLGVTVSENVAAAMQEMAARIEIISAERVREELVKLMIAPTPRAGLELLVRSGIADYVLPELPALRESSDDAHRHKDVYQHSLQVMDNAIQHEADYVEAPNFVLRFAALMHDIGKPKTRRFEPGGKVSFRHHDVVGAKMVAKRMRELRFDKDTTKAVARLVELHMRFYGYGEGEWSDSAVRRYVTDAGNLLPHLHALTRSDVTTRNKRKARRLADNYNDLEARIEQLAEEEELASIRPDLDGQQIMEILGIKPGPLVGRAYKYLLDVRLDQGPADYETAKQALLDWWADQPEAQTPDDEA; encoded by the coding sequence ATGTCGAAGAACTCCTCCACGCGCTATGCAACCGTGCCGCTACCGGCCGGTTTTCCCGACGATGTCACCCTGCCCAAGTTCGTGATCGAACTGGGCAAGCGCTTTGACGACGCCGGTTACGAACTCGCGCTGGTGGGCGGACCCGTCCGCGACATGTTCTTGAGCTCGACCGTGACCGACCTGGATTTCACCACTGACGCGAAACCCGAGGCTATCCAGCAGGTGCTGACCGGTTGGGCACACACCCAATGGGACATCGGCGCGGCGTTTGGCACGATCGGTGCCCGCTACGGCGACTGGACCGTGGAGATTACGACCTACCGGGATGAAAAATACGATCCCGATTCTCGCAAACCCCAGGTCGTCTTCGGCACCGAGCTGATCGAAGATCTGCGCCGTCGGGATTTCACCGTCAACGCGATGGCGCTGCGCCTGCCCGACTTTGAACTGGTCGACCCCTTTGGTGGGGTCAAAGCGCTCGTGGCCGGCGTGTTGGAAACCCCGGGCACCCCGGAAGCCTCATTTTCGGACGATCCGCTGCGCATGATGCGCGCCGCGCGGTTCGCCGCCCAGTTGGGGGTCACCGTTTCAGAGAATGTTGCGGCCGCGATGCAAGAAATGGCCGCGCGCATTGAGATCATTTCGGCAGAACGCGTGCGCGAAGAGCTCGTCAAACTCATGATCGCTCCGACCCCGCGTGCCGGACTCGAACTATTGGTGCGGTCCGGGATTGCCGATTACGTGTTGCCCGAACTGCCCGCACTGCGTGAATCATCGGATGATGCGCACCGGCACAAGGACGTCTATCAGCACTCGCTGCAGGTCATGGACAACGCGATCCAACACGAAGCCGACTATGTTGAGGCGCCGAATTTCGTATTGCGCTTCGCGGCCCTGATGCACGACATCGGCAAGCCCAAGACCCGCCGGTTTGAACCCGGCGGCAAAGTCTCGTTCCGACACCACGATGTGGTCGGCGCCAAGATGGTGGCCAAACGGATGCGCGAACTGCGTTTCGATAAGGACACCACCAAAGCTGTGGCACGCCTGGTCGAGCTCCACATGCGCTTCTACGGCTACGGCGAGGGCGAGTGGTCGGATTCAGCCGTGCGCCGGTATGTCACCGACGCCGGGAATCTACTCCCCCACCTCCACGCGTTGACTCGCTCGGATGTCACCACCCGCAATAAGCGCAAAGCCCGTCGGTTGGCAGACAACTACAACGACCTCGAAGCCCGGATTGAACAATTGGCCGAGGAAGAAGAACTCGCCTCGATTCGCCCCGACCTCGACGGCCAGCAAATCATGGAGATCTTGGGCATCAAGCCCGGACCGCTGGTCGGGCGGGCCTATAAGTACCTGTTGGATGTCCGGCTGGATCAAGGTCCGGCAGATTATGAAACCGCCAAACAAGCCCTTCTGGACTGGTGGGCTGATCAGCCCGAAGCCCAAACTCCTGACGACGAGGCCTAA
- a CDS encoding DedA family protein, whose product MGDGVWYNPMTWDGPWIWVWLALYFIVFCRAGGTHLIGRAVRNGVSRVRSIQRVLASAAYQRAERVLDRWGPPAVAVSFLTIGFQTAINLASGVIRMRWYRYVPALLIGGALWATIYTTIGSVSIAAIGIAYNRWPVPTIIITIVMVISLVGWIIWRLTAPEKNPAEKVPTTQN is encoded by the coding sequence ATGGGTGACGGTGTTTGGTACAACCCCATGACCTGGGACGGACCCTGGATCTGGGTGTGGTTGGCCCTGTACTTCATCGTGTTCTGTCGCGCCGGCGGGACTCATCTGATTGGTCGCGCAGTCCGCAACGGCGTCTCGCGGGTGAGATCAATCCAACGCGTCTTAGCTTCGGCCGCGTATCAGCGTGCCGAACGCGTGCTCGATCGCTGGGGGCCACCCGCCGTTGCAGTGTCGTTTCTAACCATCGGTTTTCAGACCGCGATCAATCTGGCCTCCGGTGTGATTCGCATGCGCTGGTACCGCTACGTGCCCGCCCTGCTCATCGGGGGAGCGCTCTGGGCGACGATTTACACCACCATTGGTTCGGTGTCGATCGCCGCGATCGGGATCGCTTATAACCGGTGGCCCGTCCCCACGATCATTATCACAATCGTAATGGTCATTTCCCTTGTCGGATGGATCATTTGGCGGCTGACCGCCCCGGAGAAAAACCCGGCAGAAAAAGTCCCCACCACGCAAAACTGA
- a CDS encoding formate--tetrahydrofolate ligase: MNDAEISLAAELKPIADIASTVNISDDALIPYGHHMAKVDTQKIQKSGKRGKLVLVTGTSPTPAGEGKSTVSVGLADALNLVGSKTMVALREPSLGPVFGMKGGATGGGYAQVVPMESINLHFTGDFHAISSAHNLLCALVDNHIYHGNELGIDPRTVRVKRVLDMNDRNLRNVVVGLGGRASGSPREDGFEIVVASETMAVFCLSRDIDDLKERLSRIVVADTYDREPVTAAQLGPNGAQGAMAILLRDAIRPNLVQTLAGTPALIHGGPFANIAHGANSVIATNTALDLADTVVTEAGFGADLGGEKFVNITGPAGGFAADAVTVVSTVRSLKYNGGLSVDEVNNPGDDRTGHIEAMEKGSANLARHLKNVKSFGAPVVVAVNQFPQDTEEELQWVKDFCAKHDVHAEVVSVWANGGEGAKALASHLTEVLKDSDDTVQPMFGEDTGIRERIEHIVTNVYGGDGVDFSSTAQRQLKQLEEAGLDKMPVCMAKTQYSFSDDPKALGAPDGFRVTVRELNLRAGAGFVVALTGAMMTMPGLPAKPASDKMDVNDEGEILGLF; encoded by the coding sequence ATGAATGATGCTGAAATATCACTTGCCGCTGAGCTCAAACCCATCGCGGACATCGCCTCAACCGTCAACATCTCCGACGACGCCCTGATCCCCTACGGCCACCACATGGCCAAGGTCGATACCCAAAAAATCCAGAAGTCCGGCAAACGCGGAAAACTTGTATTAGTTACCGGCACCTCCCCCACCCCCGCAGGGGAAGGCAAATCCACCGTCTCGGTCGGTCTGGCCGATGCGCTCAACCTGGTCGGTTCCAAAACTATGGTGGCCCTGCGCGAGCCATCGCTTGGCCCGGTTTTTGGGATGAAAGGTGGCGCCACCGGTGGCGGCTACGCCCAAGTGGTGCCCATGGAAAGTATCAACCTGCACTTCACCGGGGACTTCCACGCGATCTCATCAGCCCACAACCTGTTGTGCGCTCTGGTGGATAACCACATTTATCACGGCAACGAACTCGGCATCGACCCGCGCACCGTCCGCGTCAAACGCGTCCTGGACATGAACGACCGCAACCTGCGCAACGTCGTGGTCGGTCTGGGCGGCCGCGCTTCTGGTAGCCCGCGTGAAGATGGCTTCGAGATCGTCGTCGCCTCCGAGACCATGGCCGTGTTCTGCCTGTCCCGTGATATCGATGATCTCAAAGAACGCCTGTCTCGCATTGTCGTGGCCGACACCTACGATCGTGAGCCCGTTACTGCGGCTCAGCTCGGACCAAACGGCGCCCAAGGTGCCATGGCCATCCTGCTGCGTGATGCAATCCGCCCGAACCTCGTTCAAACCCTGGCCGGGACCCCCGCGCTGATTCACGGTGGGCCATTTGCCAACATCGCCCACGGGGCAAACTCCGTGATCGCGACCAACACCGCGCTGGATCTGGCCGACACGGTCGTGACCGAAGCCGGATTCGGCGCAGACCTCGGTGGCGAAAAATTCGTCAATATCACCGGGCCCGCCGGTGGGTTTGCCGCCGACGCGGTCACCGTCGTCTCAACCGTGCGATCCCTCAAATACAACGGTGGTTTGTCCGTCGATGAGGTCAATAACCCCGGTGATGATCGCACCGGCCACATCGAGGCGATGGAAAAAGGCTCCGCGAACCTCGCTCGGCACCTAAAGAATGTGAAATCTTTTGGCGCTCCGGTTGTGGTGGCGGTCAACCAGTTCCCGCAAGACACCGAAGAAGAACTCCAGTGGGTCAAAGACTTCTGCGCCAAACACGATGTCCACGCCGAAGTGGTCAGTGTGTGGGCCAATGGTGGCGAAGGTGCCAAAGCCCTGGCCTCCCACCTGACTGAGGTTCTCAAGGACTCCGACGACACCGTACAGCCGATGTTCGGTGAAGACACCGGCATCCGGGAGCGCATCGAGCACATCGTGACCAACGTGTATGGTGGCGACGGTGTCGATTTCTCCTCGACCGCTCAACGGCAGCTGAAACAACTCGAAGAAGCCGGCCTCGATAAGATGCCCGTATGTATGGCAAAAACCCAGTACTCCTTCAGTGACGATCCCAAAGCCTTGGGTGCTCCTGACGGGTTCCGGGTGACCGTGCGCGAGCTCAACCTGCGTGCCGGTGCCGGATTCGTCGTGGCCCTGACCGGTGCCATGATGACGATGCCTGGCCTGCCTGCTAAACCCGCTTCCGACAAGATGGACGTTAACGATGAAGGCGAAATTCTAGGCCTGTTCTAA
- a CDS encoding acyl-CoA dehydrogenase family protein codes for MTSTSTIALPTFEQLLQATEHVSPTDLQLHQHFAPVFETIAAGARQREQDHELAFDAFEKLRTSGFTRVRLAREHGGIGASLPQLAELLVDLGQADSNLPQALHGHFMFTEQHQNESQGAVSAWWLAEVAKGKIFGNALVELPPAAGKRPVYWTDAEPTSGGVIAHLTGDKFYSTGAIFADYLLISASRAADEDEGPLFAIVDAEHPGVKRIDDWNGFGQRLTASGTTILDEVPVLENRLQEFDVPTGVLSYTILWIALIATQTGIGQAAIKDITQYVATRRRTYNHATAETPAEDPLVHEVIGKASAKVSAARHIVRGVAAVAEQSYVQIQGHTDLEDPVFLDAHTRANIALSEASLVVSELILDATNQIFEVGGASATIASNQLHQHWLNARTIASHTPLIYRTQAVGNYRINGVIPPHHSTARNSEPRQG; via the coding sequence ATGACTTCTACTTCAACTATTGCACTACCAACGTTCGAACAGCTCCTACAAGCTACGGAACACGTTTCGCCCACTGACCTGCAATTACACCAACATTTTGCACCGGTGTTCGAAACGATCGCTGCTGGTGCAAGGCAACGGGAGCAAGACCATGAACTAGCGTTTGATGCCTTTGAAAAATTGCGGACCTCGGGTTTTACTCGCGTTCGTCTAGCTCGAGAGCATGGTGGAATTGGTGCATCCCTGCCGCAATTAGCCGAACTCTTAGTTGACCTCGGACAAGCAGATTCAAATTTACCTCAAGCCCTACACGGGCACTTCATGTTCACAGAACAGCATCAGAATGAATCTCAAGGGGCAGTCTCTGCATGGTGGCTTGCTGAGGTGGCCAAGGGCAAAATCTTTGGTAACGCCCTGGTTGAACTCCCCCCTGCAGCGGGCAAGCGCCCGGTGTATTGGACCGACGCGGAACCCACGTCCGGTGGAGTCATTGCTCATCTGACCGGCGACAAATTTTATTCAACTGGCGCGATCTTTGCCGACTACCTTCTCATTTCAGCGTCGCGTGCAGCTGATGAAGACGAAGGACCATTGTTTGCAATCGTCGACGCAGAACACCCTGGTGTCAAACGAATCGACGATTGGAATGGTTTTGGGCAACGACTCACCGCTTCGGGTACGACCATTCTCGACGAGGTTCCCGTGCTTGAAAACCGGCTCCAGGAATTCGATGTGCCCACCGGAGTGCTCTCGTACACGATCTTGTGGATCGCCTTAATTGCTACCCAAACCGGCATAGGCCAAGCGGCGATAAAAGATATTACCCAGTACGTTGCCACTCGACGCCGGACCTACAACCACGCAACAGCAGAGACCCCTGCAGAAGATCCTCTGGTACATGAAGTCATCGGGAAAGCCTCCGCCAAAGTGTCCGCAGCTCGACACATCGTGCGAGGTGTAGCAGCCGTTGCAGAGCAGTCCTATGTGCAAATTCAAGGGCATACCGATCTGGAAGACCCGGTCTTTCTAGATGCGCACACGAGAGCAAATATTGCACTATCTGAAGCTAGTCTGGTGGTCTCAGAACTCATTTTGGATGCCACCAATCAGATTTTTGAAGTCGGGGGAGCATCCGCGACGATCGCATCCAATCAATTGCACCAGCACTGGCTCAATGCGCGTACCATCGCTAGCCACACACCTTTAATTTATCGTACCCAGGCTGTGGGTAACTACCGAATCAACGGCGTGATCCCACCGCACCACTCGACTGCCCGGAACTCAGAACCGCGCCAGGGATAG
- a CDS encoding DUF1801 domain-containing protein: MAKTANKMQPTDVDPEEFIDQVENATRRADAERMVEIMRDITGEEPVMWGPSIIGFGSYHYVYESGREGDAPAAGFSPRKANLVVYLMNNFTEQHSEKLAELGPHKASKACLYLTKLDKVDEDILRFLINDSYEMIKEMYPDQN, from the coding sequence GTGGCAAAAACCGCCAATAAAATGCAACCCACCGATGTCGATCCAGAGGAATTTATCGACCAGGTCGAAAACGCCACGCGCCGTGCGGATGCCGAACGCATGGTAGAAATCATGCGTGATATTACCGGTGAAGAACCCGTGATGTGGGGGCCGAGCATCATTGGGTTTGGGAGCTATCACTACGTGTACGAATCAGGTCGAGAAGGGGATGCACCTGCTGCGGGTTTTAGCCCGCGGAAAGCGAACCTGGTCGTGTACTTGATGAATAACTTCACCGAACAGCACTCGGAGAAATTAGCGGAGCTAGGTCCGCATAAGGCAAGTAAAGCCTGTCTCTATCTGACGAAGCTCGACAAGGTCGATGAAGACATACTGCGGTTTTTGATCAATGATTCCTACGAGATGATCAAAGAGATGTATCCCGATCAGAACTGA
- a CDS encoding putative quinol monooxygenase — MTYAHMGSLVAQPGKRDAVVEILTRLRPELRDAGCLLYEVGTKDGEPDTVYAMELWETAEAHQGSLQLPDVKAAIDEVVPMLTGQFESQDFNVVGSPLRSTEA; from the coding sequence ATGACTTATGCGCACATGGGCTCACTGGTGGCTCAACCCGGCAAACGCGATGCTGTTGTGGAAATCCTGACGCGGTTGCGCCCCGAGCTCAGAGATGCAGGGTGCCTGCTCTATGAAGTCGGGACCAAAGATGGCGAACCAGATACCGTCTACGCCATGGAACTATGGGAGACCGCCGAAGCACACCAGGGGTCCCTGCAGCTCCCCGACGTGAAAGCTGCCATCGATGAGGTCGTGCCGATGCTGACCGGACAATTCGAGAGTCAAGACTTTAACGTCGTCGGTTCGCCGCTACGTAGTACGGAAGCCTGA